The following proteins are encoded in a genomic region of Paenibacillus sp. FSL H3-0469:
- a CDS encoding diguanylate cyclase, which translates to MIANDHYQVLETISDNPIKAVYRCTEAASAETVILKVLKSEYAGTEAVMRLKQEYKLLTELSTSTDGVIRPLRLEEQNGLYVMVLEDIAGRSLKRILSEEQPGEKALLKLAVKVTDILGSIHEQNVIHKDIKPSNIIWNRERDIVQVIDFDLAVKLSKERRDFQNSGVLEGSLPYISPEQTGRMNRNIDYRSDYYSLGVVLYEMMTGLMPYPSSEMLDQIYSIIAKEAVSPYHATGGKVSRGLSAVIMKLMEKSSEDRYRSAHGIKADLKKCLAGQEDFVIGTEDLLNTFRIPQKIVGRQQELSTLESAFRSSVSGSSQVMLVSGDAGAGKTALVHELHRTISREKGLFAEGKFDQYNKNIPYSALIQAFRRLVSQLLESPDEAYKREITRSLTRLLGGNGGVITGLIPELADWIGAQPEPELLSPAEETNRFFLTFAKFVQGVIHPDRPLVLFLDDVQWADYSSLQLVEKLVLDNHLQRMLVICSFRQNEIHEGHPLFSAMVKIGKNREVGRIHLQPLQETDVQSLVADTLYSSMERVEGITGHLYKRSKGNSFFLTEMLKDLHRRGIIFFDKQNGEWSWSLEQLEALPVHDSVVDFLVGQLQHLPEEVRHILMLSSAAGSVFDYGMLTLIGEEAPEVIAAAITRAVQEEYIVPADHKYAIFSATLAESGREAAQMGIRLKFAHDRIQQAFYQLLDPERGKRLHLSIGRLLLRNLAEDEVEDKLVDIATHINQGLGLITDSSEAREVVALNLRAAHKAKAGYGYDSAFLLLEAAMELLPEQIWSTDPGQAAEIYRLYAECSYLTHHIGQGDQACRLLLEQTTERMAIAEIYEMQTNHYMYLGMMPESIASGRQGLKALGIKIPAKVGMPAVLKELLAVKAALRGRTPETIFALPEMQDPEMKLVMRLLVNFIPPAFISGETSLFGLVVLKKVGLTLKYGNSPESALAFIGYAMLLSGFGDTPGAFAYGRLGIRINDKFNDLQWKGAAHVLYTLFSHAWTEPWDTLQDWFGTSIEASLRTGDLLYLAHSAFYVNLWNPSMDIPALIQESARTISMIENTKYKESLATAQLARQYYLSLAGELPERTSFNNEVFSEEVYLHELQGARYYSGIAIYYIYKMKLLFLYEKHDEALEYIERAYPIIGTLAGSAFMEEFALYTFLNLAYAYKGLGVGGKRKARSRMRKELGRVRKWASNAPGTFRQHEYLMRAEWARISGNSTRAGYYYDLAIEASEQGSFIRYKALCNELAARYYMDKGFNEFAAYLLRQSEYYYSVWGAKEKIAFIKERYPALAQKISTKEFMHGRTVTDYTASIDLNSIILASQAISKEIELNHLLEALMQIVIKNAGAQRGCILMTSKANLLVEGEYKADTDRISVAIHESHQLDNLPASIIRAVEESRESLIYNDAYSETPFVNDPYIVRQQPKSMVCMPLINQNKTIAIIYLENNLVTGVFTEERMKIINLLSREMVFSLENATLYNELERSEEKYRQLVNNLQDGVFVVQDMRCVYVNEALEQMLGYQPGEMLEQPFGNFITPPEREKVMHYYARRVEGKQAPEEYETRLLHKDKSLEVIAIHKVVRIMYQDKPAIQGTIKDITERKKAEEELRRHKEHLEELVAERTKELEFNNGELSKYIGLIERISITDELTGLYNRRYFNKLFLEEVDKAAAGKRYLTYLMLDIDYFKKYNDTYGHYEGDTVLRRIGGVLKELAEQADGTAFRLGGEEFGIVAAGLTPPESRVFAELIRRSIAELGIQHDLSPEYGRITVSIGVAAVLVDGLREEDIYKLGDDALYQSKAEGRNCVTLFGR; encoded by the coding sequence ATGATTGCTAATGACCATTATCAGGTCCTGGAGACCATTTCAGATAATCCCATAAAAGCAGTGTACCGGTGCACCGAGGCTGCCTCTGCAGAAACGGTCATTCTCAAGGTGTTAAAATCGGAGTATGCCGGCACTGAAGCGGTGATGCGCTTGAAGCAGGAATATAAGCTGCTTACAGAGCTCAGTACTAGCACAGACGGGGTTATCCGTCCCCTGAGGCTTGAGGAGCAGAACGGCCTGTATGTCATGGTCCTTGAGGATATAGCCGGACGTTCGCTGAAGCGGATTCTGTCGGAAGAACAGCCGGGGGAGAAGGCCTTGCTGAAGCTGGCGGTTAAGGTTACGGATATTCTGGGCTCCATTCATGAGCAGAACGTTATCCATAAGGATATCAAGCCGTCGAATATCATCTGGAACCGGGAACGGGATATTGTCCAGGTGATTGATTTCGACCTTGCAGTGAAGCTGTCCAAGGAGAGGCGGGATTTCCAGAACAGCGGCGTGCTGGAGGGCAGTCTGCCGTACATCTCACCGGAACAGACCGGCCGGATGAACCGGAATATTGATTACCGGAGCGACTACTATTCACTGGGTGTGGTCCTGTATGAGATGATGACCGGCCTTATGCCGTATCCATCGTCCGAGATGCTGGATCAGATCTATTCCATTATTGCGAAAGAAGCCGTCTCCCCTTACCATGCAACCGGAGGCAAGGTTAGCAGGGGCTTATCGGCCGTTATTATGAAGCTGATGGAGAAGTCTTCGGAGGACCGGTACCGAAGCGCTCACGGCATCAAGGCCGATCTGAAGAAATGCCTGGCCGGTCAGGAGGATTTCGTGATTGGAACGGAGGACCTCCTGAACACCTTCCGCATTCCGCAAAAGATAGTGGGCAGACAGCAGGAGCTGTCCACCCTGGAGTCAGCCTTCCGCAGCAGCGTGAGCGGGAGTTCACAGGTCATGCTGGTCTCCGGTGACGCAGGTGCAGGCAAAACGGCACTGGTCCATGAGCTGCACCGGACGATCAGCCGGGAGAAGGGGCTGTTCGCGGAAGGGAAGTTCGACCAGTACAATAAGAACATTCCGTACAGTGCGCTCATTCAGGCCTTCCGCAGGCTGGTCAGCCAGCTTCTGGAGAGCCCCGATGAGGCGTATAAGCGTGAGATCACCCGTTCGCTGACCCGGTTGCTTGGCGGGAATGGCGGTGTGATTACGGGATTGATTCCTGAGCTGGCCGACTGGATAGGAGCCCAGCCGGAGCCGGAGCTGCTGAGTCCGGCCGAGGAGACGAACCGGTTCTTCCTGACCTTTGCCAAGTTCGTGCAGGGGGTGATACATCCGGACCGGCCGCTGGTCCTCTTCCTGGATGATGTCCAGTGGGCGGATTATTCCAGCCTGCAGCTGGTGGAGAAGCTGGTGCTGGATAATCATCTGCAGCGGATGCTTGTGATCTGCTCCTTCCGGCAGAATGAGATCCACGAAGGTCATCCGCTGTTCTCCGCGATGGTTAAGATCGGCAAAAATCGTGAAGTTGGACGTATTCACCTTCAGCCGCTGCAAGAGACGGATGTGCAAAGCCTTGTGGCTGACACGCTATACAGCAGCATGGAACGGGTCGAAGGGATAACCGGACATTTATACAAGCGGTCGAAGGGGAATTCCTTTTTCCTGACGGAAATGCTGAAGGATCTTCACCGGCGCGGGATTATCTTTTTCGATAAGCAGAACGGGGAATGGAGCTGGAGCCTGGAGCAGCTGGAGGCACTGCCGGTCCATGACAGTGTGGTGGATTTCCTGGTAGGACAGCTGCAGCATCTGCCTGAGGAGGTCCGTCATATCCTGATGCTAAGCTCGGCGGCCGGCAGTGTGTTCGATTACGGGATGCTGACGCTAATCGGAGAAGAAGCGCCGGAGGTGATTGCTGCGGCGATTACCCGGGCTGTCCAGGAAGAATATATCGTTCCTGCCGACCATAAGTACGCCATATTCTCGGCTACACTTGCCGAATCCGGCCGCGAGGCTGCCCAGATGGGGATCCGGCTGAAATTCGCCCATGACCGGATTCAGCAGGCCTTCTATCAGCTGCTTGATCCTGAACGGGGGAAGAGGCTTCATCTTAGTATCGGCCGGCTCCTGCTGCGGAATCTGGCAGAGGACGAAGTGGAGGACAAGCTGGTCGATATCGCCACCCACATCAATCAAGGACTGGGGTTAATCACCGACAGCTCGGAGGCACGTGAGGTGGTCGCTCTGAATTTGCGGGCAGCCCATAAGGCCAAAGCAGGATACGGGTATGATTCTGCCTTCCTGCTGCTGGAAGCGGCAATGGAGTTGCTCCCGGAGCAGATCTGGAGCACAGATCCGGGGCAGGCAGCGGAGATCTACAGGCTGTATGCGGAATGCAGCTATCTCACCCATCATATCGGTCAGGGGGATCAGGCTTGCCGTCTGCTGCTTGAGCAGACTACGGAGCGGATGGCTATTGCGGAAATCTACGAGATGCAGACCAATCATTATATGTACCTCGGTATGATGCCCGAGTCGATTGCTTCGGGGAGACAGGGACTGAAGGCGCTCGGAATTAAGATTCCGGCCAAGGTTGGAATGCCCGCAGTCCTTAAGGAACTGCTGGCCGTTAAGGCCGCGTTGCGGGGGAGAACGCCGGAGACGATTTTTGCACTGCCGGAGATGCAGGACCCGGAGATGAAGCTGGTGATGCGGCTGCTGGTTAACTTTATACCGCCGGCGTTTATCTCGGGGGAGACCTCACTGTTCGGGCTGGTGGTGCTGAAGAAGGTGGGTCTGACACTGAAATACGGCAACTCGCCGGAGTCGGCGCTTGCTTTTATCGGCTATGCCATGCTCTTGTCAGGCTTCGGGGATACCCCGGGGGCCTTCGCTTATGGACGACTCGGGATCAGAATTAACGACAAATTCAATGATTTGCAGTGGAAAGGTGCCGCGCATGTTCTGTATACGCTATTCAGCCACGCCTGGACTGAGCCCTGGGATACGCTCCAGGACTGGTTCGGCACCTCGATTGAAGCCAGTCTGCGGACAGGGGATCTGCTCTACCTCGCCCATTCTGCCTTCTATGTGAATCTCTGGAATCCGTCGATGGACATCCCGGCCTTGATTCAGGAAAGTGCCCGTACGATCTCTATGATCGAGAATACGAAATATAAGGAGTCGCTTGCCACCGCACAGCTGGCCCGCCAGTATTATCTCAGTCTTGCCGGTGAGCTTCCGGAGCGTACCTCATTCAATAATGAAGTCTTTAGTGAAGAGGTTTATCTGCACGAATTGCAGGGGGCAAGGTATTACTCGGGAATTGCCATCTATTATATCTACAAAATGAAGCTGCTGTTTCTCTACGAAAAGCATGATGAAGCGCTGGAGTACATTGAGCGGGCGTATCCGATTATCGGGACGCTGGCCGGATCGGCTTTTATGGAGGAGTTCGCACTGTACACGTTCCTGAATCTGGCTTATGCTTACAAGGGTTTGGGGGTAGGCGGCAAGCGGAAGGCCAGATCCAGAATGCGCAAGGAGCTTGGCCGGGTACGCAAATGGGCCAGCAATGCACCGGGAACCTTCCGCCAGCATGAATATCTGATGAGGGCCGAATGGGCTAGGATCTCCGGGAACAGCACCCGCGCAGGCTATTATTATGATCTGGCCATTGAGGCCAGCGAGCAGGGCAGCTTCATCCGCTATAAGGCACTCTGCAACGAGCTGGCGGCCCGGTACTATATGGACAAAGGCTTCAATGAGTTCGCCGCCTATCTGCTCAGACAATCCGAATATTATTATTCGGTCTGGGGCGCCAAGGAGAAGATCGCGTTCATCAAGGAGCGTTACCCCGCCCTGGCTCAAAAAATCAGCACCAAGGAGTTCATGCACGGCAGGACGGTGACGGACTATACGGCGAGCATCGACCTCAATTCCATTATTCTGGCTTCGCAGGCCATCTCCAAAGAAATTGAACTGAACCACCTGCTGGAAGCGCTGATGCAGATCGTGATCAAGAATGCCGGGGCGCAGCGGGGCTGCATCCTGATGACCTCCAAGGCCAATCTTCTGGTCGAAGGGGAATATAAAGCGGATACGGACCGGATCTCAGTGGCCATTCATGAGTCGCATCAGCTGGATAATCTGCCTGCTTCGATCATCAGAGCGGTGGAGGAGAGCCGGGAGAGCCTGATCTACAATGATGCCTATTCCGAGACTCCATTCGTGAATGATCCTTATATTGTGAGGCAGCAGCCGAAATCGATGGTCTGCATGCCGCTGATTAACCAGAATAAGACGATTGCCATCATCTATCTGGAGAATAATCTGGTGACCGGCGTATTCACTGAGGAACGGATGAAGATTATCAATCTGCTGTCCAGAGAGATGGTCTTCTCGCTTGAGAATGCCACTCTGTATAATGAGCTTGAGCGTTCTGAGGAGAAGTACCGCCAACTGGTCAACAACCTGCAGGACGGGGTGTTCGTGGTCCAGGATATGCGCTGTGTCTATGTTAATGAGGCTCTGGAGCAGATGCTCGGCTACCAGCCGGGCGAGATGCTGGAGCAGCCCTTCGGGAATTTCATTACCCCCCCGGAGCGGGAGAAGGTGATGCATTATTATGCCAGACGGGTCGAGGGCAAGCAGGCACCGGAAGAGTACGAGACAAGGCTTTTGCATAAGGATAAGTCCCTTGAAGTCATCGCCATTCACAAGGTCGTCAGAATCATGTATCAGGATAAGCCGGCCATTCAGGGAACGATTAAGGATATCACTGAGCGTAAGAAGGCGGAGGAGGAGCTGCGGCGGCACAAGGAGCATCTGGAGGAACTGGTGGCGGAGCGGACGAAGGAGCTGGAGTTTAACAACGGGGAGCTCAGCAAGTATATCGGGCTAATTGAACGGATCTCCATCACCGATGAATTAACCGGGCTGTACAACCGCAGATACTTCAATAAGCTGTTCCTGGAAGAGGTGGACAAGGCTGCTGCCGGCAAACGGTATTTAACCTACCTGATGCTGGATATTGATTATTTTAAAAAATACAATGATACCTACGGGCACTATGAAGGCGATACGGTACTGCGCAGAATAGGCGGGGTTCTAAAGGAACTGGCTGAACAGGCAGATGGAACCGCGTTCCGGCTGGGCGGGGAGGAATTTGGGATTGTGGCTGCCGGGCTGACTCCGCCAGAGTCCCGCGTGTTTGCTGAATTGATCAGACGAAGCATTGCGGAGCTGGGGATACAGCATGATCTAAGTCCGGAATACGGAAGAATTACCGTCTCGATTGGCGTAGCCGCCGTCCTTGTGGATGGTCTGCGCGAGGAGGATATCTACAAGCTGGGTGACGATGCACTGTACCAGTCCAAGGCAGAAGGCCGCAACTGTGTTACATTGTTCGGGCGATAG
- a CDS encoding small-conductance mechanosensitive channel, which translates to MKTWKKTVFLIVTFGLIFLLPLLGSLAKWKGLPLGYGDFPAQKVEADPGFSLLYFSLACVVALVITLVLVFPRWFGFKKTEEAPRKAGQATPFPVWFWWSLPVLALSWFLMWARVKLFISLEHYTFVPLWWSFILILDGLVYRRNHGASIISRKPHVMQLLAVVSCFSWFAFEYLNFFVLENWYYPNNEVFSNFGNVFWFSLSYTTVLPAIFEWYLLLKTFRLFRNRYSHGPKLNVSRMWLIIYYILGLILAFGMGYYPYLLFWVLWVALVPMLSAAMALAGYWTPFTPVKNGDWSKVILVGLATVFNGFFWEFWNFGSEWFHDDAPTNPNYWKYSVPYLDKFHIFSEMPVLGYFGYLFFGLNCWIIWLIAAYVFKFDADIEITGEQG; encoded by the coding sequence ATGAAAACATGGAAAAAGACAGTATTCTTGATCGTTACCTTCGGACTGATCTTTCTGCTCCCGTTACTCGGCAGTCTGGCAAAATGGAAGGGGCTGCCCCTGGGTTACGGGGACTTCCCGGCCCAGAAGGTTGAAGCAGACCCCGGATTCAGCCTGCTCTATTTCTCGCTTGCCTGCGTCGTGGCCCTGGTTATCACACTGGTGCTGGTATTCCCCCGCTGGTTCGGCTTCAAGAAGACGGAAGAGGCACCCAGGAAGGCGGGGCAAGCCACCCCTTTCCCGGTCTGGTTCTGGTGGAGCCTGCCGGTCCTTGCGCTTAGCTGGTTCCTGATGTGGGCACGGGTTAAGCTGTTTATCTCTCTGGAGCATTACACGTTTGTTCCCCTCTGGTGGTCCTTTATTCTGATTCTGGACGGGCTGGTCTACCGGAGAAATCACGGAGCTTCAATCATCTCGCGCAAGCCCCATGTAATGCAGCTGCTCGCAGTGGTGTCCTGCTTCAGCTGGTTTGCTTTTGAATACCTGAATTTCTTCGTGCTGGAGAATTGGTATTATCCTAATAATGAAGTCTTCTCTAACTTCGGCAATGTGTTCTGGTTCTCCTTATCCTACACCACCGTTCTTCCGGCCATCTTCGAATGGTACTTACTCCTCAAGACCTTCCGTCTGTTCCGCAACCGTTATAGTCATGGGCCTAAGCTGAACGTATCACGCATGTGGCTGATCATCTATTATATTCTCGGGCTGATCCTGGCCTTCGGCATGGGCTATTATCCGTACCTGCTGTTCTGGGTGCTGTGGGTTGCGCTGGTTCCGATGCTGTCCGCAGCGATGGCGCTTGCCGGTTACTGGACTCCCTTCACCCCGGTGAAGAACGGAGACTGGTCCAAGGTCATTCTGGTGGGACTGGCTACGGTGTTCAACGGCTTCTTCTGGGAGTTCTGGAACTTTGGCAGTGAGTGGTTCCATGACGATGCCCCTACCAATCCGAATTACTGGAAATACTCGGTGCCGTATCTGGACAAATTCCATATTTTCTCCGAGATGCCGGTTCTGGGCTATTTCGGTTATCTGTTCTTTGGGCTAAACTGCTGGATTATCTGGCTGATCGCTGCCTATGTATTTAAATTCGATGCCGATATTGAGATTACGGGAGAACAAGGCTAA
- a CDS encoding collagen-like protein yields the protein MLDSVFRTEMMLDSKLTSASDIPSLVGPTGATGVTGAAGAVNSVNGLTGNVVLSTEAGVFPISNDEPSTQDLNGLINAGVYSSGNPIGVGPEHGPLGVDNPPSWTIYVSQVGPYIQQLYISNLALYYRSSPDSGQSWSDWQEIGARGPTGTTGETGATGVTGATSETGATGGTGATGVTGATGVTGAAGLTGATGVTGATGVTGATGVTGATGVTGATGLTGATGDTGATGLTGATGVTGETGVTGATGLTGATGLTGATGVTGETGLTGATGLTGATGLTGETGGTGATGLTGATGVTGATGITGETGLTGATGLTGATGLTGATGVTGATGVTGPIIVTNNAMFEPATAAVPSTLTPIVFQEIFINGSGIELGTPPSNITVLPNSLYYVSFTITIELSAETNNVTSSEMIVRLNGNVQPITVTGQKNGGIGATVYFSLEGNGFLQTGATDNTMTLDATYNLSAGTGTYVTDRSNLSIIRFR from the coding sequence ATGCTCGATTCCGTATTCCGCACCGAAATGATGTTGGATTCAAAACTCACCTCCGCTTCCGATATTCCATCATTAGTCGGACCCACAGGAGCCACGGGGGTAACCGGCGCTGCCGGTGCAGTAAACAGCGTCAATGGATTGACGGGCAATGTTGTGTTGAGTACAGAGGCTGGTGTCTTTCCAATCAGTAACGATGAACCATCAACCCAAGATTTGAACGGATTAATCAATGCCGGGGTGTATAGCTCGGGAAATCCAATTGGTGTAGGTCCGGAACATGGTCCACTGGGAGTTGACAATCCTCCGTCATGGACGATTTACGTCTCCCAGGTAGGGCCTTATATCCAGCAGTTGTATATTTCCAACCTAGCATTATATTACCGCAGTAGTCCAGACAGTGGCCAGAGCTGGTCAGATTGGCAAGAAATCGGTGCTCGCGGGCCAACCGGAACCACCGGTGAGACTGGGGCCACCGGCGTCACCGGAGCCACCAGTGAGACCGGAGCTACCGGGGGGACGGGGGCTACTGGTGTGACGGGGGCTACTGGCGTCACCGGGGCTGCTGGATTGACAGGAGCTACCGGCGTTACCGGGGCTACCGGCGTTACCGGGGCTACCGGCGTTACCGGAGCCACGGGCGTCACCGGAGCCACCGGACTCACTGGAGCGACCGGTGACACCGGGGCTACTGGTTTAACCGGGGCTACCGGCGTCACTGGGGAGACCGGGGTGACGGGGGCTACCGGACTCACCGGAGCCACTGGACTCACCGGGGCTACCGGCGTCACTGGGGAGACCGGGCTCACTGGCGCTACTGGTTTGACAGGGGCTACCGGACTCACCGGGGAGACCGGGGGGACGGGGGCTACCGGACTCACCGGAGCCACTGGCGTCACCGGGGCTACTGGCATCACTGGGGAGACCGGGCTCACTGGCGCTACTGGTTTGACAGGGGCCACTGGACTCACCGGAGCTACCGGTGTTACGGGAGCTACCGGCGTCACCGGGCCTATTATTGTAACTAACAATGCGATGTTTGAGCCCGCAACGGCTGCAGTACCTTCGACCTTAACACCTATTGTATTTCAAGAAATTTTTATTAATGGCAGCGGAATTGAACTTGGAACGCCCCCAAGCAATATCACGGTGCTCCCAAACAGCTTATATTATGTTTCGTTTACCATAACTATTGAGCTCTCTGCTGAAACAAACAATGTAACCAGTTCTGAAATGATAGTTAGATTGAACGGTAATGTCCAGCCTATAACGGTTACCGGACAAAAAAATGGCGGGATTGGAGCTACCGTGTATTTCTCTCTAGAAGGAAATGGTTTTCTTCAGACCGGCGCCACTGACAATACCATGACTCTCGATGCTACTTATAACCTAAGCGCCGGTACGGGAACTTATGTTACGGATCGGTCTAACCTGAGTATTATCCGGTTCCGTTAA
- a CDS encoding VOC family protein produces the protein MAINVYLNFNGNTRKAVEYYAEVFGTEPPHIMTFGEAPPDPSHPVPEEAKHLVMHANLMIAGSPVMFSDVFPGMPFTEGNNISLTVSDTDEEKIRLWFNKLKEGGTVHMELQETFWSQAYGNLKDKFGIHWQLSHDNGQNA, from the coding sequence GTGGCAATCAATGTGTATTTGAATTTCAATGGCAATACCCGCAAGGCTGTAGAATATTACGCTGAAGTGTTCGGGACCGAGCCTCCGCATATCATGACCTTCGGCGAGGCTCCGCCCGATCCGTCCCATCCTGTACCGGAAGAAGCCAAACATCTTGTCATGCACGCCAATCTGATGATTGCCGGCAGCCCGGTCATGTTCTCTGATGTATTCCCCGGCATGCCGTTCACGGAAGGGAATAATATCAGCCTAACGGTGAGCGATACCGATGAAGAGAAGATTCGTCTCTGGTTCAACAAGCTGAAAGAAGGCGGAACTGTACACATGGAGCTGCAGGAGACCTTCTGGAGCCAGGCCTACGGGAACCTGAAGGACAAGTTCGGCATTCACTGGCAGCTTAGCCATGATAACGGCCAGAACGCCTGA
- a CDS encoding CBS domain-containing protein — protein MEISSFLLPKDQVAFITSSISMREALDQLENHYYSAIPIIDDAGKYVGTLSEGDLLWKLKNTDGLSFANMNEVTVGSIQRHVHNESVEIHAQMEDMLTLAADQNFVPVVDDSGIFLGIIRRKDIIEYYTRNITD, from the coding sequence ATGGAAATATCCTCATTTTTGCTGCCCAAGGATCAGGTTGCATTCATCACCTCCTCGATCTCTATGCGGGAAGCGCTGGATCAGCTGGAGAATCATTATTATTCGGCCATTCCGATTATTGACGATGCCGGGAAATATGTTGGGACCTTGTCGGAGGGCGATCTGCTATGGAAGCTGAAGAATACCGATGGTCTGAGCTTCGCGAATATGAACGAGGTGACCGTTGGCTCCATTCAGCGTCATGTGCATAACGAGAGCGTAGAAATCCACGCGCAGATGGAGGATATGCTGACCCTGGCAGCAGACCAGAACTTCGTCCCGGTAGTGGACGACAGCGGAATCTTCCTCGGCATCATCCGCCGCAAGGATATCATCGAGTATTACACACGGAATATTACCGATTAA